Proteins found in one Deinococcus sp. Leaf326 genomic segment:
- a CDS encoding phage tail tape measure protein — protein MTQTILETVVKITGDISGLSSSLDTASNQSNAAVNQITNNASQSSSKIGGFFKNAGGAISTAISGAAVAGVAALGALAIGAAKSSLDMATSYQNGLKKIQATTGASAEEAKKYGEIVKNVYGKGLGDSLEDVASSVANVAQQFKGLSSKEIQQITEDAHTLKNAFGIEINDSIGSVNTLMKSFGITSKEAFDLVAYGMQSGLDQGGDFIDTIQEYGTQFKEAGFSAQEFYSIIATGAQNGSTLGTDKVADLIKEFGLRIADGSKATSTALKDLGLNADEVAKKLGSGEWTKGQVFAEIQTRLQGVTNAAERQNIGVALLGTQYEDMGQKAVAAIKTNIDKQAEMSQAMEKARAVNQGLSQTFQASWRQIQVALIPVGEMLLALAGKALPYVTEAVKVVVGWITQLTASFKQTSSEGGNEVKKLMPLFNSIREAVTTAVRAIVDIWNKLLIPLFTALAPAAKAAFGVVGGYLQIFAGFIKAVFGSISLILKGDWGGAWEFFKTTLANSLKTADTFLNNLSAGFVKQLGAIVTNIKIWGTNLAAEFSASIANAFNRAKTKAAEGVNNILDGMGLGKRISIPVAVEVAPQKQSYVKVPNMFTGVGNTPPVNTAPAPRPAAVATPQYKTPAAPAPTPTPSRANVPLNPTQAPAAEVVKVKKGKAVSSDAPAVPKWDDKDSQKLKRLVDDLQHADKTGKATADSIRTFNQALQDLGNKATEAGVRNNSVVSSLITEGKEASRTAAQHVQAQTARKAADKAAKDAATAYRAELSNLKSAVKDMTATELERRIGQEKAKPQVDQKRLEILLAAQATKQLKEQKEAQRQLTEAQKANSEAAVSAARTARDNILKDRETNLNASLDSALKAAGDDLQAQLKVYAEYKPKFVALAHDRNVAIRDDALAEENKKYGSLMTAAKKAGADTTQLTRSHNALLSSINQTYRTSEAQASKTFADKVADVRAKVEEQALKDRTKAANTEFDNATKSQVAKLSSMSNEQLSTFKTQIEGMRPKYLELGKAGQDVVTKIDEISGKVTESIQANVDKAKSYFADLLEDGKGVQEQINAINSGLSTEKATGEKYASDKLKPVTNALSSLGETLKKAKENFLNLIPGTKEYGEAKTFIDGLETVIKTSNANLLTAQARYVSEWNRTEADRQDNNKLQVAKNNLELGLITKAQYASQLDESKKYWEGRLAQEESGSDDFISVQSKLVSLSGEITKGLTEDVKDSIDALKLDKLVKPEDFDKAGEALEGLKKKYKDFPELIELVTDALNNLNEKQGKLTTDTGKAAVGRLDLGDPEQLEKNISALDALEIKYKDFPEVLDAISKAYESIGATVEKVTTDADKATEDFLKTVDDGAESLGKFSEDVGKFRESLSSLEGSGKRDDAQLVLDGLTAQRDALTQTAKTEEEKAQITLDWAERVRLAKLAVAQAELEIALASNEAARTQALNSDEAIGQAERINAIYDAQASRIKTQNTLTVNNINSTSKVETDAATKTLENNQKMMDSINKYSGYAKTGIGLIVGGLQALGGMSEEVASQWGADLGSMVDDITNLATSIAKGDWIGAAVQGLMSIFNWINRNAKAAQDARKATEDYGKQFKFVSGDQFRSVETYSTGFLFWQTTHYKETLDELGVEITKTLDSGIGQGVSSGIQNYLNGTGGVAEAINASLKGAIVNAITQAVIESAIIKEKLGPLLAELAAGIRNSTDVSGVLARIKTTIPEVASTLEATLSPIKSVLNEIFPAADKVADTAERVIDSFAEFVKTLAEGIKSGVEGGFKTGIQKFLEGGTVEDMFEGIKAGIKSSIVNAVLEAVMNGAIIQGSLGPMLKHLTEALASGTDPSAIIASIASALPTIVSTLEQTLAPIRSALEVLNPNVVAPVPAAPSLGVENNSGSSSNGVTTGVSTSNTVNNDVKLTFYITEASDSDKIARDVERRLTKTIMGYA, from the coding sequence ATGACTCAAACTATATTAGAAACTGTTGTAAAGATTACCGGGGATATTTCAGGGCTGTCATCTAGCCTGGATACTGCTTCTAATCAATCCAACGCCGCAGTAAATCAAATAACTAACAACGCCTCCCAGTCTTCCAGCAAGATAGGAGGTTTCTTCAAGAATGCAGGTGGAGCAATATCTACTGCTATTAGTGGCGCTGCTGTTGCTGGGGTTGCTGCTCTCGGCGCTCTTGCTATCGGGGCCGCTAAGTCCTCCTTGGATATGGCAACCTCGTATCAGAATGGTCTCAAGAAGATACAGGCCACTACAGGGGCAAGCGCCGAGGAAGCTAAGAAGTACGGCGAGATTGTCAAGAACGTCTACGGTAAAGGACTTGGAGACTCCCTAGAGGATGTTGCAAGCTCCGTAGCCAACGTAGCGCAACAGTTCAAGGGTTTGTCCTCTAAGGAAATCCAACAGATTACCGAGGATGCCCACACCCTCAAGAACGCCTTTGGCATTGAGATTAATGACTCTATAGGGTCCGTCAATACCCTCATGAAGAGCTTTGGGATTACCTCCAAAGAAGCTTTTGACCTCGTAGCCTACGGTATGCAGTCCGGCCTAGACCAAGGTGGAGACTTCATAGACACTATCCAAGAGTACGGAACTCAGTTCAAAGAAGCTGGGTTCTCTGCTCAAGAGTTCTATTCCATAATCGCTACAGGTGCTCAGAACGGAAGCACGCTAGGTACTGACAAGGTTGCTGACCTCATCAAGGAGTTTGGTCTAAGGATTGCAGACGGCTCTAAGGCCACCTCTACAGCCCTCAAGGACTTAGGTCTTAACGCTGACGAAGTAGCTAAGAAGCTCGGCTCCGGGGAATGGACTAAGGGTCAAGTCTTCGCAGAGATACAGACTAGGCTACAGGGAGTAACCAACGCCGCCGAGAGGCAGAACATAGGAGTAGCTCTCCTGGGTACTCAGTACGAAGATATGGGCCAGAAGGCCGTAGCTGCTATCAAGACCAACATAGATAAGCAAGCTGAAATGTCTCAGGCTATGGAGAAGGCAAGAGCCGTCAACCAGGGTCTCTCCCAGACCTTCCAAGCTTCTTGGAGGCAGATACAGGTAGCCCTCATCCCCGTTGGGGAGATGCTCCTTGCCCTTGCTGGCAAGGCTCTACCCTACGTTACCGAGGCCGTAAAGGTTGTTGTTGGCTGGATTACCCAGCTTACAGCAAGCTTCAAGCAGACCTCTTCCGAGGGTGGCAACGAAGTCAAGAAGCTTATGCCCCTCTTCAACTCCATTAGAGAGGCCGTCACTACTGCTGTAAGAGCAATAGTGGATATTTGGAACAAGCTCCTTATTCCCCTCTTTACTGCCCTTGCCCCTGCCGCTAAGGCTGCCTTTGGCGTAGTTGGTGGATACCTCCAAATCTTTGCCGGGTTTATCAAGGCCGTCTTTGGCTCCATCTCCCTTATTCTTAAAGGTGACTGGGGAGGCGCTTGGGAGTTCTTCAAGACTACTCTTGCTAACTCTCTCAAGACTGCTGACACGTTCCTCAACAACCTTAGCGCCGGGTTTGTAAAGCAGCTTGGAGCTATCGTTACCAACATCAAGATTTGGGGCACTAACCTTGCTGCCGAGTTCTCAGCTTCTATCGCTAACGCCTTCAACAGGGCTAAGACGAAGGCCGCAGAGGGTGTAAACAACATCCTTGACGGTATGGGACTGGGTAAGAGGATTAGTATTCCTGTTGCCGTAGAGGTAGCGCCGCAGAAGCAGAGCTACGTGAAAGTACCCAACATGTTTACAGGTGTCGGGAATACCCCTCCTGTCAATACGGCTCCTGCTCCTAGGCCCGCTGCTGTCGCTACACCTCAGTACAAGACTCCTGCCGCCCCAGCGCCTACGCCTACGCCGTCTAGGGCCAACGTTCCTCTCAACCCAACCCAGGCTCCTGCCGCCGAGGTAGTCAAGGTTAAGAAGGGCAAGGCCGTCTCTTCTGACGCTCCTGCTGTCCCCAAGTGGGATGACAAGGACTCCCAGAAACTCAAGAGACTTGTAGACGACCTGCAACACGCCGACAAAACCGGCAAGGCGACTGCCGACAGTATCCGCACCTTTAACCAGGCGCTACAGGATTTGGGCAACAAGGCGACAGAGGCCGGAGTACGCAACAACTCCGTAGTGTCCAGCCTCATAACCGAGGGCAAGGAGGCGTCTAGGACCGCTGCTCAGCATGTCCAGGCGCAGACGGCTAGGAAGGCTGCTGACAAGGCTGCTAAGGACGCTGCTACCGCCTACAGGGCTGAGCTAAGCAACCTCAAGAGCGCCGTCAAGGACATGACTGCTACCGAGCTTGAGCGCCGTATTGGTCAGGAGAAGGCTAAGCCTCAGGTAGACCAGAAGAGACTGGAAATCCTCCTAGCGGCTCAGGCTACCAAGCAACTCAAGGAGCAGAAGGAAGCTCAGAGGCAGCTTACCGAGGCGCAGAAGGCCAACTCAGAGGCGGCAGTCTCGGCAGCCAGGACGGCTAGAGACAACATCCTCAAGGACAGAGAGACCAACCTCAACGCCTCTCTAGACTCGGCTCTCAAGGCTGCTGGGGATGACCTACAGGCTCAACTCAAGGTCTACGCCGAGTACAAGCCTAAGTTTGTCGCTCTTGCTCATGACAGAAACGTCGCTATCAGGGACGACGCCCTAGCCGAGGAAAACAAGAAGTACGGCTCACTCATGACGGCTGCTAAGAAGGCCGGAGCCGATACCACCCAACTTACCCGTTCCCATAACGCCCTACTCTCTTCCATCAACCAGACCTACAGAACCTCAGAAGCTCAAGCCTCCAAGACTTTTGCTGACAAGGTAGCTGACGTAAGGGCTAAGGTAGAAGAGCAGGCCCTAAAGGACAGGACTAAGGCGGCAAATACCGAGTTTGACAACGCCACTAAGTCTCAGGTGGCAAAGCTCAGTAGCATGTCCAACGAGCAGCTTAGTACCTTCAAGACTCAAATTGAAGGAATGCGCCCTAAGTATCTGGAACTTGGGAAGGCTGGTCAGGACGTTGTTACCAAGATTGATGAAATCTCAGGCAAAGTTACCGAGTCTATACAGGCTAATGTTGACAAGGCTAAGAGCTACTTTGCTGACCTCCTTGAAGACGGTAAGGGCGTTCAGGAGCAAATCAACGCTATCAACTCTGGTCTAAGTACGGAGAAGGCGACAGGGGAGAAGTACGCCTCTGACAAGCTTAAGCCTGTTACCAATGCTCTTTCCTCCCTGGGTGAAACACTCAAGAAGGCTAAGGAGAACTTCCTTAACCTCATCCCAGGAACCAAAGAGTACGGAGAGGCTAAGACCTTTATTGACGGCCTGGAAACAGTTATCAAGACCTCCAACGCCAACCTCCTTACTGCTCAGGCTCGTTATGTATCTGAGTGGAACAGGACGGAGGCCGACAGGCAAGACAACAACAAACTACAGGTAGCTAAGAACAATCTAGAACTTGGTCTCATTACCAAAGCTCAGTATGCTTCCCAGCTTGACGAGTCTAAGAAGTATTGGGAAGGCCGTCTAGCTCAGGAAGAATCCGGTTCTGATGACTTTATATCCGTACAGTCTAAGCTTGTTTCCCTTAGCGGGGAAATTACCAAGGGCCTAACCGAGGATGTAAAAGACTCTATAGACGCTCTCAAGCTGGACAAGCTTGTTAAGCCTGAGGACTTTGACAAGGCCGGAGAGGCTCTGGAAGGACTTAAGAAGAAGTACAAGGACTTCCCAGAACTCATAGAGCTTGTTACTGATGCTCTCAATAACCTCAACGAGAAGCAGGGCAAGCTGACTACAGATACAGGTAAAGCTGCTGTAGGAAGGCTAGACCTTGGAGACCCTGAGCAGCTTGAGAAGAACATATCTGCCCTTGATGCTCTGGAAATCAAGTACAAGGACTTCCCAGAAGTTCTAGACGCTATCTCCAAGGCTTATGAGTCTATCGGGGCTACAGTTGAAAAGGTTACTACTGATGCCGACAAGGCAACAGAAGACTTCCTCAAAACTGTAGATGACGGAGCAGAGAGCCTAGGGAAGTTCTCGGAGGATGTAGGTAAGTTCAGGGAGAGCCTCTCTAGCCTAGAAGGTTCAGGGAAGAGAGATGATGCTCAATTGGTCCTTGACGGCCTAACAGCCCAGAGGGACGCTCTAACTCAGACTGCAAAGACTGAGGAAGAAAAAGCTCAGATAACCTTGGATTGGGCAGAGAGGGTACGCCTTGCTAAGCTTGCTGTTGCCCAGGCAGAGCTAGAGATAGCTCTTGCAAGCAACGAAGCTGCTAGAACCCAGGCTCTCAACTCTGATGAGGCGATAGGACAGGCTGAACGCATCAACGCTATTTATGATGCTCAAGCTAGCCGTATCAAGACTCAGAACACCTTGACTGTAAATAACATCAACAGTACAAGCAAGGTGGAGACTGATGCCGCTACCAAGACCCTAGAGAATAACCAGAAGATGATGGATTCCATCAATAAATACTCTGGGTACGCTAAGACGGGAATAGGGTTGATTGTAGGGGGCCTACAGGCTCTCGGCGGTATGTCTGAGGAAGTTGCTTCCCAATGGGGAGCAGACCTCGGAAGTATGGTAGACGACATTACCAACCTTGCTACTTCAATTGCTAAGGGTGACTGGATTGGAGCAGCCGTACAAGGTCTCATGTCCATATTCAACTGGATTAACAGGAACGCTAAAGCTGCTCAGGATGCCCGTAAGGCAACTGAGGACTACGGTAAACAGTTCAAGTTTGTTTCTGGGGACCAATTCAGAAGTGTAGAGACCTACTCTACTGGGTTCCTCTTCTGGCAGACGACCCACTACAAAGAGACCCTTGATGAACTCGGCGTAGAAATTACCAAGACACTTGATAGTGGTATTGGTCAGGGTGTTTCCAGCGGTATTCAGAACTACCTTAACGGTACAGGTGGAGTAGCCGAGGCTATCAACGCTTCCCTCAAGGGGGCGATAGTCAACGCTATTACCCAGGCTGTTATAGAGTCTGCGATTATCAAGGAGAAGCTTGGACCTCTCCTAGCCGAGCTTGCAGCCGGTATCAGGAACAGTACGGATGTTAGCGGAGTCCTTGCTAGAATCAAGACAACTATTCCTGAGGTTGCTTCCACACTAGAGGCCACCCTATCGCCTATCAAGAGCGTACTTAATGAAATCTTCCCCGCTGCCGACAAAGTAGCGGATACAGCGGAGAGAGTAATAGACAGCTTTGCCGAGTTCGTCAAGACCCTTGCAGAAGGCATCAAGTCAGGGGTTGAAGGTGGATTCAAGACAGGTATTCAGAAGTTCCTTGAGGGTGGAACTGTTGAAGACATGTTTGAAGGCATCAAGGCCGGTATCAAGTCCTCAATTGTCAACGCCGTTCTTGAGGCTGTCATGAACGGAGCGATTATCCAGGGTTCTCTAGGACCAATGCTCAAGCACCTTACCGAGGCTCTAGCCTCTGGTACTGACCCTTCTGCAATTATCGCCTCTATAGCCTCTGCTCTTCCTACGATTGTCTCAACGTTGGAGCAGACCTTAGCGCCGATTAGGAGCGCCCTTGAGGTACTCAACCCTAACGTTGTTGCGCCTGTTCCAGCGGCCCCAAGCCTCGGCGTAGAGAACAACTCTGGTAGTTCCTCCAACGGGGTAACTACAGGAGTCTCTACAAGCAATACGGTCAACAATGACGTTAAGCTTACCTTCTACATTACTGAGGCTAGTGACTCTGACAAGATAGCTAGGGACGTGGAGAGAAGGCTAACAAAGACAATCATGGGTTACGCCTAA
- a CDS encoding glycoside hydrolase family 19 protein, with amino-acid sequence MIDTKLIKLMAPGCKNPELVEQKLNQLLPAYGINTKLRLLHFLSQVAHESEFNPVSENLNYSAKRLLQVFPKYFPTAALAASYAGNPTAIGSRVYANRLGNGNEASREGYLYRGRGMLQLTGKSNYLYYGKRVGQDLVANPDLALQYGVGVQIAGVYFLDRGILPFCDSNNIREVTRRVNGGYNGLEDRISRFNKGARYLA; translated from the coding sequence ATGATTGATACTAAACTTATTAAACTTATGGCCCCAGGTTGCAAGAATCCTGAATTGGTGGAGCAGAAGCTAAACCAACTCCTACCGGCCTATGGGATAAATACCAAGCTCAGACTCCTTCACTTCCTCTCCCAGGTAGCGCATGAGTCAGAGTTCAACCCCGTCTCTGAGAACCTCAACTACTCGGCTAAGAGACTCCTACAGGTCTTCCCCAAGTATTTCCCTACAGCCGCTCTTGCTGCCTCCTATGCGGGCAACCCTACGGCGATTGGGAGCAGGGTCTACGCCAACAGGTTAGGGAACGGCAACGAAGCTTCTAGGGAGGGATACCTATATAGGGGAAGAGGGATGCTCCAACTTACAGGGAAGTCCAACTACCTCTACTACGGTAAGAGGGTAGGACAGGACTTGGTAGCCAATCCTGACCTTGCTCTACAGTACGGAGTAGGTGTACAGATAGCAGGAGTGTATTTCCTTGATAGGGGGATTTTGCCCTTCTGCGATAGCAACAACATCAGGGAAGTTACCCGGCGTGTCAACGGAGGTTACAACGGACTTGAAGACCGTATCTCTCGTTTCAACAAGGGTGCTAGGTATCTAGCATGA